The following is a genomic window from Babesia bovis T2Bo chromosome 4 map unlocalized Chr4_1, whole genome shotgun sequence.
TCTACGGTATGAAACTATGTTCTATATTCTCTTGGTGCCTATACGACCTAGTACGCATGCGTTGATTCCTCCTGGCAATTGGAGTTCCTTTTGCGAACATTTGAATGCCTAATCATTATAAATCTATTACAAAAATCTTTACCTTTGCGATTAGTTCATTGTTCGTGTATTCATTAAGTTTATTTAGATCAACTCTAGTACCTTTGATCATGTTATTGAACGTTCCGAACGACTACAGGATCATTTTCTATTTATGTCAGGTTTACCTTATCTTtcgatattgatattaacATAAGCGTTATAGCTTCGTTATTATCAGTTTCCTGTTGTATACAGATTTCTTGCATGCATTTTGTAACCTGGTTGGCAATGTAATGGTTATACTTCTTCACTTACGCTAGATGAGCCACCCATCATGTATACCACTTCAGTAGTAAAGTTATTGCTATGTACCTTTCGATTGATTGCGTTTGTGGCGGCTCGGCTAATAGCGTGCGATATATGTTCAGTTGATGTGATCTGTACATGTTATCTGTTACATCCAGTCACATTACCATTTCCGGTTTGATAACTATGTGGAGAACATCAAAGTTCAACATGTTTTGTGTATCTTCTTCTTGTCGAGATGTGGTATCATCCTTACTGTTATCTTGTGACAATAGTGTCCATTTCGAGTTGATTTGTACTGATAACTGTACTATTTCATTGCGATTTGTTACATCTTTATAAAGTTCCATAGAGACATACAGTCTATCTATTGGCGGTTTATCTTCTGTTTCCAGATCCGCTTGAAATATTGGCACCTCCATAATTGATGCAGTACTCTCCATTTcgttatattatataatgtgtgTTGCTACTGTGTACCGGGTTGCTTTAATTTAGTAGatatttatatgttattttgtgTTCATTGGATGCCTcatatactatatatctTTTGTGTTTATAAACTAGGGCAATGTGTActtgatataatatactaGATAGGACAGAACCTACTATCCTTGGGTTTTGGAATCTTGGCAATGATTCCTTCTTCTAGTCGTTCACTGTGCAGCGATCTGAAGTCTTTATCGTTATCATTGAAGCCAGATCAGTTGTCTAAGGCTTTTAACCGTTTAGCTTTAAACTTTTGGCGTGTTCCTCGTGAGGTTGATTTTCGTCATGGACAATGTATACGTCATTTTTTTGAAAAGCATGTTCTAAGATCTGTATCATCTAGATCATCTCTTAATGTTACAGGGCAGCTTGATTTACATATAATTCTACAATATTTTCAAGATCGTGCAATAGCGCTGGGTAATGCTGATGCTCTTGGGCCTAAAGACATTTCATTGATATTCAATGCCTACGCAAAGATATACCAAAATGTTCAACAGTTGCGTGGATTATCTGTGTATAATACCAATGGGTTGTTGAAGGTACTTCGTCAGTATGTTACTGACTTGATTCCTTTAGCTCGTCCATTGGTCTTCAATATGAATGAGCAAGACCTTTCATTAGTTTTAAATAGTATATCCAAGATAAATGTACCCGGTGACTTATTACTCGAAACTGCTAATGAGGCGTTGGTAAGTCACCTTCGTGAATACTATGAGCATGATCAACCGGTTCGTAATGTTTATGGGCGTTTACCCAAGTTTGGTTACAACTTGATATCGGAGCTCACTCCTCAGGGTGCTTCATTAATTATAAATTGTTTTGCCAAGTCAAATATATCGCTAGATCGTGGTGTGATAAATCACATTGTTAATCGATTTTTACCATCTAATTTGGAACAATTTTCATCTCAGCAATTGGTTACTATATTACACGGCTTTATGAAATTAGATGTAAAATCTAGCGATGTACGCTCTTCTTTGGTTGCGCTAGATTCCATATTGGCAACTGCTTGCACTGAGGATAACATGAAGTTACTATCGGCATCGTTGTacacttttggtaaataCAACCATTTCCCTAAAGCCTCGTCTGGAAAACTAGATTTGGTAGGCAACTCTAGGCCTATACAATGTACTGAATTGGAATTGAGCAACATATACTATGGACTTGGCAAGTTAAATCTTCGTTGTGAATCTTTTTTAGAGCGTCTGAACATTTGTCTACTGGATATGTTACATGACCTAACTCCTCAGGGCGTATCTACTATTTATCACGCGTTATCTCGTTTGGGATTTCGTGACAGCGGGGTTGTTTCAGGCCTAGAACATAGTGTGGAATCTAGATTGCTTAGTAGGTTTCTTGAAATGGTTTCATTGCTGCGCCCTTCTGGTGTAAGATCTGATTTCATACAATCGCAAATATTACCTTTACATTTGGTCAACATCTCGCTTAGTGCAGCTACGAACTTGATATTAGACAATAGGATATTTTCTCTGTTACTCGACTCTCTTGCTCAGTTGGTAGGCCAGTCTATGGTATCTTCCAAGATTTCAAAGGAAACTTCTGGGCACTCAGGTTCACATGCGGAGTTACCAACGCGTGATGCATCAGTTTCACGATCGGTGGACTTCATTCACAGCGATCTTGGTACACAAGGTGTCTATCAGCTATACTGCATTTGCCAGCATATAATGTGGTATGCTAGCCCTGGCTTATTATCGCATCGGATTTCAACTCTTAAGACTCTGGTACATATGTTTACGGCTTGGGAGTCGTTATATCGTAACGGAAGCATTGATCGTTTGCACGGTTACAATGATTCCTTGGAGTCATTGGTTGACCCTGATGTAACTCCATCTCGCATTCAAGCTGACGTTGTGGGTGttttaaaatgtatattaccATCATCTGGCACGCTTGTAGTTGAGGAGTCACCTGCAATTCCCTATACGATAGACATACTCCTATACA
Proteins encoded in this region:
- a CDS encoding Kinase binding protein CGI-121 family protein, whose protein sequence is MESTASIMEVPIFQADLETEDKPPIDRLYVSMELYKDVTNRNEIVQLSVQINSKWTLLSQDNSKDDTTSRQEEDTQNMLNFDVLHIVIKPEMITSTEHISHAISRAATNAINRKVHSNNFTTEVVYMMGGSSSVTKCMQEICIQQETDNNEAITLMLISISKDKSFGTFNNMIKGTRVDLNKLNEYTNNELIAKAFKCSQKELQLPGGINACVLGRIGTKRI